One Opitutus sp. ER46 genomic region harbors:
- a CDS encoding bifunctional ornithine acetyltransferase/N-acetylglutamate synthase, with product MPSTNLTFADRSAHRAWLATQAALPAGFRVGTTRFDFVPREAPKPAKMTLTLIALDRPTADFAAVFTKNAFPGAPVIVGRKRLAEPRLGAIIVNNKISNVCAPGGVEASERICAATAQLLGLAPTEVLPSSTGVIGWTLPVDAMVAGLPAAAQALAGGSVMPAAEGIVTTDLYPKVRRATVGSGSIVGIAKGAGMIEPNLATMLVYLLTDLVVPRAELRAILSRVVGTSFNTISIDSDTSTSDTVVALSSGRVPCPDLAAFEAALRQVCQDLAEDVVRNGEGVRHVVRVAVRNAATPELARALGKAIVNAPLFKCAVAGNDPNVGRLVQAMGKFVGAHAPDTDLSKLRASIGGIVIFARGVFQLNPEKEVALVAHFRAAELYASAPPQDGVFAPPIHFPPHERCVEIDLDLGTGSGAATVIGGDLTHEYVSENADYRS from the coding sequence GTGCCCAGCACCAATCTCACGTTTGCCGATCGTTCCGCCCATCGCGCCTGGCTGGCAACCCAGGCGGCCCTGCCCGCGGGTTTCCGCGTGGGGACAACCCGCTTCGACTTCGTCCCGCGCGAGGCGCCGAAGCCGGCGAAGATGACGCTCACGCTGATCGCGCTCGACCGCCCGACGGCAGACTTCGCCGCCGTGTTCACGAAGAACGCGTTTCCCGGCGCGCCGGTCATCGTGGGCCGCAAGCGCCTCGCCGAGCCGCGCCTGGGCGCGATCATCGTCAACAACAAGATCTCGAACGTGTGCGCACCGGGCGGCGTCGAGGCGAGCGAGCGCATCTGCGCCGCCACCGCCCAGCTCCTCGGCCTGGCGCCAACAGAGGTGCTGCCGAGTTCCACCGGCGTGATCGGCTGGACGCTCCCGGTCGATGCCATGGTCGCGGGCCTGCCCGCGGCCGCGCAGGCGCTGGCCGGCGGCTCCGTGATGCCGGCCGCCGAGGGTATCGTGACCACCGACCTTTATCCGAAGGTGCGCCGGGCCACCGTCGGCAGCGGCAGCATCGTCGGCATCGCGAAGGGCGCCGGGATGATCGAGCCCAACCTCGCGACGATGCTCGTGTACCTGCTGACCGATCTCGTGGTGCCGCGGGCCGAGTTGCGCGCCATCCTGAGCCGGGTCGTCGGCACGAGCTTCAACACCATCAGCATCGACAGCGACACGAGCACCTCGGACACCGTGGTGGCGCTCTCCTCCGGCCGCGTCCCCTGCCCGGACCTCGCGGCCTTCGAAGCCGCCCTGCGGCAGGTGTGCCAGGACCTCGCGGAGGATGTCGTGCGCAACGGCGAAGGCGTTCGCCACGTGGTGCGGGTCGCGGTGCGGAACGCCGCCACGCCGGAGCTGGCGCGCGCCCTCGGCAAGGCGATCGTCAATGCGCCGCTGTTCAAGTGCGCCGTCGCCGGCAACGACCCGAACGTGGGCCGCCTCGTGCAGGCAATGGGGAAATTCGTCGGCGCCCACGCGCCGGACACGGATCTCTCCAAGCTGCGCGCGAGCATCGGCGGCATCGTGATTTTCGCCCGGGGCGTGTTTCAGCTGAACCCCGAGAAGGAGGTCGCGCTCGTCGCGCATTTTCGGGCGGCCGAGCTGTACGCCAGCGCCCCGCCGCAGGACGGCGTCTTTGCGCCGCCGATTCATTTTCCGCCGCACGAACGCTGCGTGGAGATCGATCTCGACCTCGGCACCGGCAGCGGCGCCGCGACGGTGATCGGCGGCGACCTGACGCACGAGTACGTCAGCGAGAACGCCGACTACCGGAGCTGA
- a CDS encoding saccharopine dehydrogenase C-terminal domain-containing protein has protein sequence MIEFNHRILFVGFGAVAECTLPILFKHLKVPAKNVTVMDFENRVAKLKPWTAKGVRFVRDRVTQENMDRLLSKHLGEGDLLIDLAWNIDACEILQWCRDHGVKYVNTSTELWDPYSGEGAHPTTKTLYHRHMNLRRLTAKWKGPGATAVIEHGANPGLISHFAKQGLLDIAAAALAEKRLKGRTAERVQQHVADLAFNHLAHELGVKVIHVSERDTQITNLPKQVDEFVNTWSIEGFREEGQTTAEMGWGTHEKELPALAYQHKEGPRNQICLARMGMNTWVRTWVPDYNIYGMVIRHGEAFTMSDKLTVWEGRKAVYRPTVHYAYCPCDEAIASLNEMRGYNYRLVEKQRIMNDEITSGSDILGALLMGHTFNSWWTGSDLSIEQSRKLVPHQNATTMQVAISVVAASMWMIENPLEGLKVPDDLPHDYVLKIAKPYLGRWISKPKDWTPLQNRVNPFKGFNQPDLDQKDPWQFKNFLVTDHTG, from the coding sequence ATGATCGAATTCAATCACCGTATTCTCTTCGTCGGCTTCGGCGCGGTGGCCGAATGCACGCTGCCGATCCTATTCAAGCACCTCAAGGTGCCGGCGAAGAATGTGACGGTGATGGATTTCGAAAACCGCGTCGCGAAGCTGAAACCGTGGACCGCCAAGGGCGTCCGTTTCGTCCGCGATCGCGTCACGCAGGAGAACATGGATCGCCTGCTTTCGAAACACCTCGGCGAAGGTGATCTCCTTATCGACCTCGCGTGGAACATCGACGCCTGCGAGATCCTACAGTGGTGCCGCGACCACGGTGTGAAGTATGTCAATACGTCGACCGAGCTGTGGGACCCGTACAGCGGTGAAGGCGCGCATCCGACGACCAAGACACTCTATCACCGCCACATGAACCTGCGCCGCCTGACGGCGAAGTGGAAGGGCCCGGGCGCCACGGCGGTGATCGAGCACGGCGCGAACCCCGGCCTCATCTCGCACTTCGCGAAGCAGGGCCTGCTCGATATCGCGGCGGCCGCGCTCGCGGAGAAGCGCCTCAAGGGCCGCACAGCCGAACGGGTGCAGCAGCACGTCGCCGACCTCGCGTTCAACCATCTGGCGCACGAGCTCGGCGTGAAAGTCATTCACGTCAGCGAGCGCGACACGCAGATCACGAATCTGCCCAAGCAGGTCGACGAGTTCGTGAACACGTGGAGTATCGAAGGCTTCCGTGAAGAGGGCCAGACCACCGCCGAGATGGGCTGGGGCACGCACGAGAAGGAGCTGCCCGCGCTGGCCTACCAGCACAAGGAGGGCCCCCGGAATCAGATCTGCCTCGCGCGGATGGGCATGAACACCTGGGTCCGGACCTGGGTGCCCGACTACAACATCTACGGCATGGTCATTCGCCACGGCGAAGCGTTCACCATGTCTGACAAGCTCACGGTGTGGGAGGGCCGCAAGGCCGTGTACCGCCCGACGGTGCACTACGCGTACTGCCCGTGCGACGAGGCCATCGCCTCGCTGAACGAGATGCGCGGCTACAACTACCGCCTGGTCGAGAAGCAGCGGATCATGAACGACGAGATCACCAGCGGCTCCGACATCCTCGGCGCCCTGCTGATGGGCCATACGTTCAATTCCTGGTGGACCGGCAGCGACCTCTCCATCGAGCAGTCCCGCAAGCTCGTCCCGCACCAGAACGCCACCACGATGCAGGTCGCCATCTCCGTCGTCGCCGCGTCGATGTGGATGATCGAGAACCCGCTCGAAGGGCTCAAGGTGCCGGATGATCTCCCGCATGACTACGTGCTGAAGATCGCCAAGCCCTATCTTGGCCGCTGGATCTCCAAGCCGAAGGACTGGACGCCGCTCCAGAATCGCGTGAATCCGTTCAAGGGCTTCAACCAGCCCGACCTCGACCAGAAGGATCCGTGGCAGTTCAAGAACTTCCTCGTCACGGACCACACGGGCTGA
- a CDS encoding S9 family peptidase, whose amino-acid sequence MKRFLAFLLLGSCVFAADPATPAAAVPPELPVETFFISPKISSLVFSPNGKYIACLVPYEHRLNLAVIDLEKGTKNLVTNFKDKQALQPLWANNDRILFHVDDGGRESYALYAVNRDGSDPSVLASGYSKAGTTQELNLRFAGLLRRLKQDSRNILVRANLTHGDWSDVAKLDLKTAAMRTIVGAPGKVDTYVLDHNDEVRLAVVEEEQIRRVMARDVKTGAWSKLAEHHMDEPGWEPIEFDGDNRTVFIWSDVGRKTKAIYRYDLVERKQLDLVYADDTYDVTDVIYDQSKQKIVGITYDGDRQRFVWLDDEMKALAAKLDASLPNTVHYPRQFSEDGSKIIFASQSDRDPGVYYMYDKAKKKLEEIAVIKPGIDPDRMAPMQPVTFAARDGLTLHGYLTLPLGRKPHGLPLIIHPHGGPFGPRDNWAYNAEVQFYANRGYAVLQIDYRGSGGYGREFEAAGYKRWGLEMQNDLSDGVAWAVAQGIADPKRVVISGASYGGYAAMAGLTFTPELYCAGINYVGVTDIELLIPKAVASGRMYWRHTRLGDLGKSEDRKRIYDTSPVHFADRIQAPVLMAYGKNDPRVVINHGYDMERALKKAGKPYRMIIEKDEGHGFHMEEKKIAFYTEVDAFLKNNVPGLVRVGPEKVIAMPAEEPVKK is encoded by the coding sequence ATGAAACGATTTCTCGCTTTTCTGCTGCTTGGTTCGTGCGTCTTTGCCGCCGATCCCGCCACCCCTGCCGCTGCTGTTCCGCCGGAGCTCCCCGTCGAAACGTTCTTCATCTCTCCCAAGATCAGCTCCCTGGTGTTCTCGCCCAACGGCAAGTACATCGCCTGCCTCGTGCCCTACGAACACCGGCTCAATCTCGCCGTGATCGATCTCGAGAAGGGGACGAAGAACCTTGTGACCAATTTCAAAGACAAGCAGGCGCTGCAGCCGCTCTGGGCCAACAACGACCGGATCCTGTTTCACGTCGATGACGGTGGGCGCGAGTCGTACGCCTTGTATGCGGTCAACCGGGATGGTTCAGATCCGTCCGTTCTCGCCTCGGGATATTCCAAGGCGGGGACGACGCAAGAACTCAACCTGCGCTTTGCCGGCCTCCTGCGCCGCCTCAAGCAGGACTCCCGCAATATCCTGGTCCGGGCCAACCTCACGCATGGGGATTGGTCCGATGTCGCCAAGCTCGACCTGAAGACGGCGGCCATGCGCACGATCGTCGGGGCGCCCGGTAAGGTGGACACCTATGTGCTCGACCATAACGACGAGGTGCGGCTGGCCGTCGTGGAGGAGGAGCAGATCCGACGCGTCATGGCGCGCGATGTGAAGACCGGTGCTTGGTCCAAGCTGGCCGAGCATCACATGGATGAGCCTGGCTGGGAGCCGATCGAGTTCGATGGGGACAACCGGACGGTCTTCATCTGGTCGGACGTCGGCCGGAAGACGAAGGCGATCTACCGCTACGATCTGGTCGAGCGCAAGCAGCTCGACCTCGTGTATGCGGATGACACCTACGACGTGACTGACGTGATTTATGACCAGTCGAAGCAGAAGATCGTTGGCATCACGTACGACGGTGACCGCCAGCGGTTCGTCTGGCTCGATGACGAGATGAAGGCCCTGGCGGCAAAGCTGGACGCCTCCCTCCCCAACACCGTGCATTATCCCCGGCAGTTTTCGGAGGACGGTTCGAAGATCATCTTTGCCTCCCAAAGCGACCGCGACCCCGGCGTGTACTACATGTACGACAAGGCGAAGAAGAAGCTCGAGGAGATCGCCGTCATCAAACCCGGCATCGATCCTGACCGCATGGCGCCCATGCAGCCGGTGACATTTGCCGCCCGCGACGGCCTCACCCTTCACGGCTATCTGACGCTGCCGCTGGGGCGGAAGCCCCACGGCTTGCCGCTCATCATTCATCCCCACGGCGGGCCGTTCGGCCCCCGGGACAACTGGGCGTACAATGCCGAGGTTCAGTTCTACGCGAATCGGGGCTATGCCGTGCTCCAGATCGATTACCGCGGCTCGGGTGGCTATGGCCGCGAGTTTGAAGCCGCCGGCTACAAGCGCTGGGGCTTGGAGATGCAGAACGATCTCTCGGACGGCGTGGCGTGGGCCGTGGCACAGGGTATTGCCGACCCGAAGCGCGTAGTTATCAGCGGCGCCAGTTACGGCGGATACGCCGCGATGGCCGGGCTGACCTTTACCCCCGAGCTTTACTGCGCGGGCATCAATTACGTCGGTGTCACGGACATCGAGCTTCTGATTCCGAAGGCCGTCGCGTCGGGTCGGATGTATTGGCGACACACGCGGCTAGGTGATCTGGGAAAGAGTGAGGATCGGAAACGCATCTACGACACCTCTCCGGTGCACTTTGCGGACCGGATTCAGGCCCCCGTGCTCATGGCCTACGGCAAGAACGATCCACGCGTGGTGATCAACCATGGCTACGACATGGAACGCGCGCTAAAGAAGGCGGGGAAGCCGTACCGGATGATCATCGAGAAGGACGAGGGACATGGCTTCCACATGGAGGAGAAGAAGATCGCGTTCTACACCGAGGTGGACGCGTTTCTCAAAAACAACGTCCCGGGACTCGTCCGCGTGGGCCCGGAAAAGGTCATCGCCATGCCGGCCGAGGAGCCGGTGAAGAAGTAG
- the argC gene encoding N-acetyl-gamma-glutamyl-phosphate reductase, which translates to MKVGIVGASGYSGEVLVKLLLGHPKVTLAAVTSRTHAGKNLAAVIPAVRGIDRGLKFVDSDPAALAASDIDLFFLALPHGAAATYAKVLVPAGKRVIDLSADFRIADLAVYQKYYGEHHAPELLPGARFVLPELTPPAWKQEAKLVAAPGCYPTSILVPLVPLLRAGIVTREHIVVNSYSGVSGAGKKAEEMYLYVERAESVKAYGLTKHRHLAEIEEQLAVHTGGKTIIQFNPHLAPMRRGIATTITVPATPGGTIEQAYAAWRGAYAGRPFVHVLPTGETPDTAHVVGTNRIDISAVYDARTGNFILTSAEDNLVKGASGQAIQLMNLWCGFDETAGLV; encoded by the coding sequence ATGAAAGTCGGCATCGTCGGCGCATCCGGTTACTCGGGCGAAGTCCTGGTCAAACTCCTCCTCGGCCATCCGAAGGTCACGCTCGCGGCGGTCACCTCGCGCACCCACGCGGGCAAAAACCTGGCCGCGGTGATCCCGGCGGTGCGTGGCATCGATCGCGGCCTCAAGTTCGTCGACTCCGACCCGGCGGCGCTGGCCGCGAGCGACATCGACCTATTCTTCCTCGCGCTGCCGCATGGCGCGGCGGCCACGTACGCGAAGGTTCTCGTCCCCGCGGGCAAACGCGTGATCGATCTGAGCGCCGACTTCCGCATCGCCGACCTGGCGGTTTACCAGAAGTACTACGGCGAACACCATGCCCCCGAGCTGCTGCCTGGCGCGCGGTTTGTGCTGCCCGAACTAACGCCCCCGGCGTGGAAGCAGGAAGCCAAGCTGGTCGCGGCGCCCGGCTGCTACCCCACCAGCATTCTCGTGCCGCTCGTGCCGCTGCTGCGCGCCGGCATCGTCACCCGCGAACACATCGTGGTGAACTCGTACAGCGGCGTCAGCGGCGCCGGCAAGAAGGCCGAGGAGATGTACCTCTACGTCGAACGCGCCGAGAGCGTGAAGGCCTACGGCCTGACGAAGCACCGGCACCTCGCTGAAATCGAGGAGCAGTTGGCGGTGCACACCGGCGGCAAGACCATCATCCAGTTCAACCCGCACCTCGCGCCGATGCGGCGCGGCATCGCCACGACGATCACCGTCCCGGCGACGCCCGGGGGCACCATTGAGCAGGCATATGCCGCCTGGCGCGGCGCCTACGCCGGCCGGCCCTTCGTGCACGTACTGCCCACGGGCGAGACGCCCGACACGGCCCACGTCGTCGGCACGAATCGCATCGACATCTCGGCGGTGTACGACGCCCGCACCGGCAATTTCATCCTCACCTCGGCCGAGGACAACCTCGTCAAGGGCGCAAGCGGCCAGGCCATCCAGCTCATGAATCTCTGGTGCGGTTTCGACGAGACCGCCGGGCTCGTCTGA
- a CDS encoding DUF423 domain-containing protein, giving the protein MGLFHDTDHWTMNTMCASTHRILLLLAGFLGLTGVALGALGAHRLGPLLAQRGMIATWETGARYHLFHAVALLAVAALHRSANASAARRLAVAAWAWAVGVLLFSGSLYWFALGGPRPLVYATPLGGIALLVGWGLVLASAFSKDDTDSRR; this is encoded by the coding sequence ATGGGCTTGTTTCACGACACCGATCATTGGACGATGAATACCATGTGCGCATCCACTCACCGCATCCTTTTGCTTCTCGCCGGTTTCCTTGGCCTGACGGGAGTTGCGCTCGGGGCGCTGGGGGCGCACCGCCTGGGGCCGCTCCTGGCGCAGCGCGGCATGATCGCGACTTGGGAAACCGGTGCGCGCTACCACCTGTTCCACGCCGTCGCCCTCCTGGCAGTCGCGGCATTGCACCGCAGCGCGAACGCGTCCGCCGCGCGCCGGCTCGCGGTCGCCGCATGGGCCTGGGCAGTCGGCGTTCTGCTCTTTTCGGGGTCTCTGTATTGGTTCGCCTTGGGCGGCCCGCGCCCGCTGGTCTATGCGACCCCGCTGGGCGGCATCGCCCTCCTGGTCGGCTGGGGGCTCGTGCTGGCGAGCGCCTTCAGCAAAGATGACACCGATAGCCGCCGCTAA
- a CDS encoding TorF family putative porin, producing MNLRLITSLTLCLSLAAGVSAQTAAPAAPAAAPAVTTTVTGAVVSQYMFRGVRLGGASFQPAVEVGAGNLAVGLWSNFPMKDKVEGQSDPELDVYGSYKIVFNDTFNLQPGFTWYNYPQAEESNGFYRTTFEPSLAANVTLAGITFTPKVYYDLVLDGPTYELNAFYALPLKAIGSELDFTASAGTFKWTDAWELTQPKMKNWGDYWLVGVAMPYQVTKNSKLTVGVAYTKGSGNYLKQGTDPKVENSAAVGRGVVTVAYAMTF from the coding sequence ATGAACCTACGCCTGATCACCTCACTCACCCTCTGTCTCTCGCTTGCTGCTGGCGTCTCGGCGCAGACCGCGGCCCCGGCCGCGCCGGCTGCCGCTCCCGCGGTGACGACCACCGTCACCGGCGCCGTTGTATCGCAGTACATGTTCCGCGGCGTTCGCCTTGGCGGCGCGTCTTTCCAACCCGCCGTCGAAGTCGGTGCGGGTAACCTTGCCGTCGGCCTCTGGAGCAACTTCCCGATGAAGGATAAGGTCGAGGGCCAGTCGGACCCGGAGCTCGACGTCTACGGCTCCTACAAGATCGTGTTCAATGATACGTTCAACCTGCAGCCTGGGTTCACCTGGTACAACTACCCGCAGGCCGAGGAGAGCAACGGGTTCTACCGGACGACCTTTGAGCCCAGCCTGGCGGCCAACGTCACGCTCGCCGGCATCACCTTCACGCCGAAGGTCTATTACGACCTGGTGCTCGATGGCCCGACCTATGAGCTGAACGCGTTCTACGCGCTGCCGCTGAAGGCCATTGGCAGTGAGCTCGATTTCACCGCTAGCGCGGGCACGTTCAAGTGGACGGACGCCTGGGAGCTGACGCAGCCGAAGATGAAGAACTGGGGCGATTACTGGCTCGTGGGCGTCGCGATGCCCTATCAGGTGACGAAGAACTCCAAGCTCACCGTCGGCGTCGCCTACACCAAGGGGTCGGGCAACTACCTCAAGCAGGGCACCGATCCCAAGGTTGAGAATTCCGCTGCCGTGGGCCGCGGGGTCGTCACCGTCGCCTACGCGATGACCTTCTGA
- the rpsI gene encoding 30S ribosomal protein S9 gives MSAATPANVFLGTGRRKTSTARVRITEGTGKLLVNGREFEKYFSHENFAKQAYAPLLTVDMREKIDVTANVAGGGVAGQAGAVAHGIARALQKLNAELRPALKKAGHMKRDPREKERKKAGQPGARKRFQFSKR, from the coding sequence ATGAGCGCTGCTACACCTGCTAACGTCTTCCTCGGTACCGGCCGTCGCAAAACCTCGACCGCGCGCGTGCGCATCACCGAGGGCACCGGCAAACTCCTGGTCAATGGCCGCGAGTTCGAAAAGTACTTCTCCCACGAAAACTTCGCCAAGCAGGCCTATGCGCCGCTCCTGACCGTCGACATGCGCGAGAAGATCGACGTCACCGCGAACGTCGCGGGTGGCGGTGTTGCCGGCCAGGCCGGCGCCGTGGCGCACGGCATCGCGCGCGCGCTGCAGAAGCTCAACGCCGAGCTCCGTCCCGCCCTCAAGAAGGCTGGCCACATGAAGCGCGATCCGCGCGAGAAGGAACGCAAGAAGGCCGGCCAGCCGGGCGCCCGCAAGCGGTTCCAGTTCTCGAAGCGCTAA
- a CDS encoding polynucleotide adenylyltransferase, giving the protein MPAPLQIPADLYPMLEAARRVGRPHLVGGGVRDWLLGLKPKDFDVEVAGTDFDRLHRALEMFGATDVIGRSFGVIKVRSATSGDEYDFSLPRRESKTGSGHRGFAVAPNPTLTDAEAAARRDFTINAIALDPFTGEIIDPHGGQRDLQARLLRHTSAAFVEDPLRVLRAFQLAARFDLTLAPETAALCRSIAGTYAELPVERVWGEWDKWATKAAKPSRGLAVLEETGWLAHFPEVAALRETPQEPEWHPEGDVFTHTQCCVDALVALPEYQTGTPARRRLLMLAVLAHDFGKPATTARAEKRGAMRWVSPGHEAAGAAPTRAFLRRIGAPFELDDPVSALVVNHLAHQHGQAEFSDSAVRRLARKLAPATIDDLAVVMRSDANGRPPIQTPETHRRIDELVTRAHALQLADAAPKPILLGRHLLALGMKPGPEMKPILDAAFEAQLDGAFGDEAGATAWARPRLPSA; this is encoded by the coding sequence ATGCCTGCTCCGCTTCAGATTCCCGCCGACCTGTATCCCATGCTTGAGGCTGCCCGCCGCGTAGGGCGACCCCACCTGGTCGGCGGCGGCGTGCGCGACTGGCTGCTCGGCCTGAAGCCGAAGGATTTCGACGTCGAGGTCGCGGGCACGGACTTTGATCGGCTGCACCGCGCCCTCGAGATGTTCGGCGCAACCGACGTCATCGGGCGCAGCTTTGGCGTCATCAAGGTGCGCAGCGCCACGAGCGGCGATGAGTACGATTTTTCGCTGCCACGCCGGGAATCCAAGACCGGGTCGGGTCATCGTGGCTTTGCCGTCGCGCCCAATCCGACGCTGACCGATGCGGAGGCCGCGGCACGGCGCGACTTCACCATCAACGCGATCGCGCTCGATCCCTTCACGGGCGAGATCATCGACCCGCACGGGGGCCAGCGCGACCTGCAGGCCCGTCTGCTGCGCCACACCAGCGCGGCGTTCGTCGAGGATCCCCTGCGGGTGCTGCGGGCCTTCCAGCTCGCCGCGCGCTTTGACCTGACGCTCGCGCCCGAGACCGCCGCACTTTGCCGCAGCATTGCGGGCACGTACGCCGAACTGCCCGTGGAGCGCGTCTGGGGCGAGTGGGACAAATGGGCGACCAAGGCAGCGAAACCCTCCCGAGGGCTGGCAGTGCTTGAGGAGACCGGATGGCTCGCCCACTTCCCGGAGGTGGCGGCGCTGCGCGAAACGCCCCAGGAACCCGAGTGGCATCCCGAGGGCGACGTCTTCACGCACACCCAGTGCTGTGTGGACGCCCTAGTCGCGTTGCCGGAGTACCAGACCGGCACCCCCGCGCGTCGCCGACTGCTCATGCTGGCAGTGCTGGCGCACGACTTTGGCAAACCCGCCACCACCGCGCGCGCCGAGAAACGCGGCGCGATGCGCTGGGTCAGCCCCGGACACGAGGCGGCGGGCGCCGCGCCGACGCGCGCGTTTCTACGCCGCATCGGCGCGCCCTTCGAACTCGACGACCCCGTCAGCGCCCTCGTCGTCAACCACCTGGCCCACCAGCACGGCCAGGCCGAGTTCAGCGACAGCGCGGTCCGGCGCCTCGCCCGGAAACTGGCCCCGGCCACGATCGACGACTTGGCGGTCGTGATGCGCTCCGACGCCAACGGCCGGCCGCCGATCCAGACGCCGGAGACGCACCGTCGCATCGACGAGCTCGTCACCAGAGCCCATGCGCTCCAGCTCGCGGACGCGGCCCCGAAGCCGATCCTCCTTGGCCGCCACCTGCTCGCGCTCGGCATGAAGCCTGGGCCCGAGATGAAGCCGATCCTCGACGCAGCGTTCGAAGCCCAGCTTGACGGCGCGTTTGGCGACGAGGCTGGCGCAACCGCCTGGGCCCGGCCCCGCCTGCCGTCTGCTTGA
- the rplM gene encoding 50S ribosomal protein L13, with amino-acid sequence MKTFLAKKETVQPKWYLIDAAGVPLGRLAVKAANMVRGRHKPTYTPHVDTGDYVIVINAEKVVLTGKKEEQNEYMFFSGFVGGESYRKVSLMRERHPEFIVKHAVKGMLPQNIIAAKMLRKLRVFAGPTHTHEANNPQKVTV; translated from the coding sequence ATGAAAACGTTTCTCGCCAAGAAGGAGACGGTGCAGCCGAAGTGGTATCTCATCGATGCCGCCGGGGTTCCGCTCGGTCGTCTCGCGGTCAAGGCTGCCAACATGGTCCGCGGCCGCCACAAGCCCACTTACACCCCGCATGTCGATACCGGCGATTACGTGATCGTGATCAACGCGGAGAAGGTCGTCCTCACCGGCAAGAAGGAAGAGCAGAACGAGTACATGTTCTTCTCCGGCTTCGTTGGCGGCGAAAGCTACCGCAAGGTTTCGCTGATGCGTGAGCGTCACCCCGAGTTCATCGTCAAGCATGCCGTCAAGGGCATGCTGCCGCAGAACATCATCGCGGCGAAGATGCTGCGTAAGCTCCGCGTGTTCGCGGGTCCGACGCACACCCACGAGGCCAACAACCCCCAGAAAGTGACCGTCTGA
- a CDS encoding type III PLP-dependent enzyme, translating into MISLSRLQKLAKTEGTPLFVIDHDALRKAYRQFRRHLPRVQAYYAVKANPNPEIVRTLFQEGASFDVASMPEFMIVYENIKKLPARERQQWIWDKIIYANPTKPTETLEELNKYKPLVTFDNLEEIQKIKKHAPEAGLVLRLKVPNTGAMVELSSKFGAAPGEAVDLILAADKAGLTVEGISFHVGSQTTNFENYVQALNLSAGIFKEARDRGYTKMNLLDIGGGFPAPYDDSVKPFEELAKVINNELERLFPKEIQILAEPGRFLAAVCGTSVAKVIGKAVRDGKTCYYINDGVYHTYSGVIFDHCKYPVKAFKKGPTSICSVFGPTCDALDVVSMAENLPDLQRGDFVYSENIGAYSHASSTYFNGFPPAKIVHVNQ; encoded by the coding sequence ATGATCTCCCTCTCGCGGCTGCAGAAGCTCGCCAAAACCGAAGGAACCCCGCTGTTCGTGATCGATCACGACGCGCTGCGTAAGGCGTACCGGCAGTTCCGGCGCCATCTTCCCCGCGTGCAGGCCTATTACGCGGTGAAGGCGAATCCCAATCCGGAGATCGTCCGCACGCTCTTCCAGGAGGGCGCCAGCTTCGACGTCGCGTCGATGCCGGAGTTCATGATCGTGTACGAGAACATCAAGAAGCTGCCCGCGCGGGAGCGGCAGCAGTGGATCTGGGACAAGATCATCTACGCCAATCCAACCAAGCCGACCGAGACCCTCGAGGAGCTGAACAAGTACAAGCCGCTCGTCACCTTCGACAACCTCGAGGAGATCCAGAAGATCAAGAAGCATGCCCCCGAGGCCGGGCTCGTGCTGCGCCTCAAGGTACCGAACACCGGCGCGATGGTGGAACTGTCCTCGAAGTTCGGGGCGGCGCCCGGCGAGGCCGTTGACCTGATCCTCGCGGCCGACAAGGCCGGCCTCACCGTCGAGGGCATCAGCTTCCACGTCGGCAGCCAGACCACGAATTTCGAAAACTACGTCCAGGCGCTCAACCTCTCGGCCGGCATCTTCAAGGAAGCGCGTGATCGCGGGTACACGAAGATGAACCTGCTCGACATCGGCGGCGGGTTCCCCGCGCCGTACGACGACTCCGTCAAGCCGTTCGAGGAACTCGCGAAGGTCATCAACAACGAGCTCGAGCGGCTCTTCCCGAAGGAGATTCAGATTCTCGCCGAGCCGGGCCGCTTCCTAGCCGCCGTCTGCGGAACTTCGGTCGCCAAGGTCATCGGCAAGGCGGTCCGCGATGGGAAGACCTGCTACTACATCAACGACGGCGTCTATCACACGTACTCGGGCGTGATCTTCGATCACTGCAAGTACCCGGTGAAGGCGTTCAAGAAGGGCCCGACCTCCATTTGCTCCGTGTTCGGTCCGACCTGCGATGCGCTCGACGTGGTGTCGATGGCGGAGAACCTGCCCGACCTGCAGCGCGGCGACTTCGTTTACAGCGAGAACATCGGCGCCTATAGCCACGCCTCCTCGACGTACTTCAACGGCTTCCCGCCGGCGAAGATCGTTCACGTCAACCAGTAA